The sequence below is a genomic window from Harmonia axyridis chromosome 1, icHarAxyr1.1, whole genome shotgun sequence.
TTTAGCGCATCTAAGAATTTTAAAGTTACCCAAATATTTATGTAGGGTTTATTTTTTAGGTGGCTTTAACATTTGATGTTGCCAGAATGTTGATGAACTATATGAACTGAACTTGaacaatattgaatattttggtCCTGAGCTTCAAAGCATCCAAATATCCGATAACTATATCTTACGTTTGCACAACTGGAAGAGAGAACTATGGCAAATAGAAATTTTTTCAGGTTTATTCGAATGAAAGGAATGTTAGTTTATGGACTATACTGGTTGCAGTATAATTCCATAATATGGGGAATATTGTGGATTGATTATTTCAATTGATATCTAATGATTTGTCGCACCATTTTGTTAAATACAAATTAGAATTATTCTAATCACCAAATCGTTTAATCATGAAACCAATATGTGTTTGGGCATGCATGAACGCAATGCAAAGGTGAGAAAGCGATATGATGTAAGAAGATATCCTCAATTTTCTATGGCAAAAACAAGTGCACCAAACTGTTGAATGTGCATAAGACCTTGCTAcacattattaattttttacacttttccaaaagtttgatttttctgaTTATGTTCAATTACTAACCTACTCATAAGAAACATGTCTACAAAcaatattaataaatttttcattgaaaattcgaaTACCCCATATTCGAATACATCCACAAATAACTGAGTAGAAAATACATGTCAGATTCCTAAAtgcattgaaattgaataaataacataAGATACATTTGTATAATGGTGCAGAGGCGAGTCTTGTTCTAGTACTAGGTTTATGAAATATCAGTATTTGGTAAAATAGACATTAATTGAATGAGATGATATCAGTAAGTAACTCGAATTAATAATAACAACTTTATTCAGATTTCATAGTACTTCATTCTGCCTTCAATGAAAATAGCATTGGCAATTCGATGGAATAGGAATATGAGATTCCACATTCTTCTGTCGTCAGAAGACATGACATAATATCACTTTTCACAACCACATATTGATCGATTTcacaattatgtatttttttttttgagctgacccttcaaaatatccaatgcaatttttaaaaaaatgtttgttatgcttgcaaaatttttttgaattagtagctaataaaaaaattattctgaataTTTACAATGATTCAGTTCATGAATCATAATTTAATTATTGGTTCTTCATTGATTTGGCATAGCTTCGTCCAGAATTTCATCTACGGCTTCTAAGACACGCTTTTTAAAATAGCGTGTTTGTTGTCCATTCATTAGATTCAAATCGGGTAACAAACTCATAAGGAATGCTTTCTTCGCCTCTTCTTCCTGCTTCTTTCTGTTGTTATTCAACTCAATATAGGATTCCTTCGTATCTGCAGTTGCTTCAGATACCTTTCCTATTCGAGAATTATCTTCACTGTGAACGGGAATATGGTATTCAAATTGGTTTTGTATCATGGAGTCATTATTATATGTGTGATCTATTAAGGAAACATGATTTTGAGAATCGAAACATGTCATAGAAGTAGGAGATGTAGCAGATAATTCAGGTGGATTATTTTCAGTAGCTTCTGGTAGGGGATCACTTGTGATAGTATATTTCtccatttcttcattaatattgGAAGACTGACCATATATTTCAGGGTTAACGACTTTCATGAAAGGTATCACGAATCTCAAATAATCGAACAGgtaatattttcttcttctttttatcaCGCCTTTCCTCAAGTGACGttttaaaacaattttcatGTTTCTCCATTTCTCTTTGCATTtgtaaactgaaaaaaaaaatattaaattaactAAAGAATATACAGAACTGGAATTCAAAAAGAGAGTacataaatttttaacaacCATTCAGGCAGAAATTGGGAACCAAACACGTTTTCGTCTCCCAAAAGCTCATAGTTTGGATGTTGTATAGAATCTATTAAGGATGCTACAAATTTAAAGTGAGGTTTCTATAACTCCATTTCTATAGAACTGTCATTTTTATATCTCTTGAAATTTCGAATCATAAGAAAACTCTAATGTATTATGTAGGTACTCAATGGGCAAAAGTACGTTGATATAAAGTTGTGAAATGTTTGTGTAACCAACCGTTCATCATCAGTAAAAATGTAGCAGAAAATAATGTTTATCTACAGGAAGTATCATATTAATATTGAACGTTGTTTTTGATCGTATAAATAGGGTTTTAATATGATATCAACAAAAGTTGATCGAACAActtaaatatatgtataaaaaattgtttatatgtATCTTTGAGTATTTTACATAACAAAAAATAGATACGTTTAAATTATTCTGGtacattctgaatatttcaaatacaatGCTTGACGACGTACTCGACTCAAGCTAATTTTTTGAGGGGATTGCGTTGTTTCATCCTGAGATCACTGAAAGAATATTCACCTAAGAGTCTTAACCTAAGAGGTCCCCATCCAAGTAATAACCGCGCTCggcgctgcttggcttcagtattCTAATGGGAATTTACTGCCATCCGGATTGCAGTTCTGTttgataatttgatataaactGATTTTGCGTGTTTTAAAGGTTCGCTCATTCATTTGTATCATGATATACTCAATGGGAATACGTACGTTGATTCAACGTTGTATCGTTGAAAATCGACTGAATTTTCAACGTTGTCcaaacattaaaacaattacttATGCGGTTATTTAGTGTATTATTTAGATCATTGTAGTTACTTTTTGCTAGTCCAGTaaagtcacccataacacgctGAAATTGTGAGTTCACGTCAGAATACTGAAGCCAAGTGTCATACATTTTGTTGATTGTTACCTATTATCAATATGTATAGTTTATCTACTGCCGTACGTGtaaaaattatggaaacttAGTACAAAATCATGATTCTAtagtagggctgggactttttcgcctttttgtattcgaatattcatccataaatttattcgattattcgaataattcattcaaacaactattcatgcttgattattcatgggtagtcatgaatattcaactattcgttgattattcaatgattattcaatgattattcagtgattattcaatgattattcagtgattattcaatgattattcagtgattattcaatgattattcagtgattagtcaatgaatattcagtcaatattcagtgattgaactcatgttttaatgaatcaataaaatccgagcgttttgatgagtgaatataccttTTGCGACGtcgtataatcgttttggtgttttgcctctcgccatatacgatctattagtgtgacgtcatacaccgccatttttggttctcctgtcagtgttcggaatccaaacaaataaattgtcattcaaatcagtacggtctcgttgaaggaattggcttattttcatgaataagagtatttgaggaacgatttcagtattaattgatagatcgaaggaacgaggttaataccagtaactttgaatcctgcatcattccccagattttgtaaaaagccgtgttcatTAGTTGAGCCTCAATttcgaacttacggcattaatctcgtttcttctgtctatcaattaatagtaaaatcgttcctcaaataatcttatttatcaaaattagccaatttcttcaacgacaacgtactaatttgaatgacaatttgtttgtttggattccgaacactgacaggagtttatttataattttaattcaattgtatctatcaatttcaatattatgtaatttccagtaattttaatattaatgaaacgatttgtccgtagtgaatcacaaaaccttgttttaatcattcctgaatagtgagtcaagtgatcattcaaactttcattcgtaacttcataaatatccaattactcactgaatagaaaacttttcactgaataatcagtgaatactcaactattcactgattattcatgaatagaaaagtagtcattgattattcaactattcagtgaatactcgactattcactgattattcaggaatagaaaagtagtcattgattattcaactattcagtgaatattcatgattattcgaataatgcaaaatgcaattattcgaataattattcaatgattattcgaatattcaaatcattcattcatgattcccagccctattCTATAGTAAGTAGTTTTCAGGCAGGTCATGGTTGACAGATGCATTTCATATTCAAAAAAAGTGTTAATCCATTTCTTGATAAGCATTACATTTGGGCCTTTCTTGTGGCACTTCATGGCGTATTTTACATCTGAAGTTGCATCCCATCCTTATAAGGTTAGAATGCGATTATGCCGATTAGGTTTGGATGACAATTTTTTGCATAGAATTTTCTTCAGCACATTTTTTACTTGGTGGCTATGCTAACAATCACCTTTGATTAATTTATAGGTTATGCAAAAGATCCTGTTTATGGCGATAACCCTCAGACTattgacgatctgaaaaccaaCAAACAATTATTGGTGAGACATTGcccgaaaataaaaaatataatattgagtaattcttttccaatattcttcttgaattttctttggctctgatgatgtgatcagcttgaaattttgtaagGAGCTTGAAGTtggtatttcatatcaacaccccAAATCTCATTTCCGTTTCTTTTATAGTCAAGGAAAtaatggttattttttttttcgatattcttcaggAATAAGGCATATTTGACAGTTTCTATGGTAATGCCAGCCCAAGGTTTATAGATTtaggttgtctcgtaactttcaaccaatcagcgccaaccattcgtgacgtcactcgattttcacattcaaataaataacatttgattgtaatgaaatcgtgggttttcacggattttcttattagtttgatCGTGTATATCGTCTGTAGCCACTCCTAAATAGTTtttaatatcttcaatcataaaatagctGTCAATGATGGCCCACTCTTCAACCCgagttacgagacaacctgtgaAATTTACAGACCTCTTGATGCCAGCCAACTTATCATTCTATGTTAAAACGGGAGAAAAACCAACATATAGAAATCTTCATATCAAGCTAGTTCATCTTCAGGAATATCTCATTTTAGAGGGCACCACTTCCCGGATCAATTATATTAAAACACGAAATAGGTAAACTTAAAAGGCGTTCGAAATGTGGTCAAAGTGCTAAGATAAGTGATAAGATGAACTTTGCACTGTTACTCAAAGGGCTCAAATGAGTTATGTTTATACAAAGGTacggtgtacagggtgggcaaataagcgacgTAAGCTGCTATACTCTGGATCCActactcatcgtagagacttgcggtaaacaTTTTTACCACTGaaatgtacaagaaaacacactggaaattgttttgaagttcatacctctaccgctagtgggcgtaatagctatcgttgagtagaaaaaagaattttactcgaaaatgtttcatatagagttgaagaaaaaaaatcatcactgtaatccttggaaaattctctatctttttgaattgtcactttcgattcaacgacatcaaataagggtaggggaaagggagaaatctgactgattgaaatgcctgtaccTTCAGTTTGGATTAACATTTTTGAGCGAATTAGATCTCCTCTAAGAGacaatatcttgttgattgaggacgaaatatactcatgataaatttgtttttgctgctttcgatagggggcactaagtcagaagttcattgttttgttcattttacttcgaaatttcaaatgtaatgataggatttgcttaacagaaacagaaattccatcaaatttgcttGAAAAAACCTACAGGtcacaaagcgatagtttcaggcgttctgaagttatggccgaaagaagatatttttcaactgatgcacagcgaaaaaccaaattgtatctttaagttctgacataaacagaaatcccatcaaatttgtatggaaaacccaaaaggtcgcaaagcaatagcttcaggcgttctggagttatggccgaaaaaagatattcttcaactgatgcactgaaaaactaaattgtgtcttctttcggccttaactccagaacgcctgaagctatcgctttgcgaccttctggttttttcatacaaatttgatgagatttctgtttttgtcagaacctaaagacacaatatggtttttcgcagtgcatcagttgaagaatttcttctttcggtcataactccagaacgcctgaaactatcgctttgcgaccttcaggttttttcatgcaaatttgatggaacttctgtttctgttaagaaaatcctattattacatttgaaatttcggagtaaaatgaacaaaacaatgaacttctgactgagtgccccctatcgaaagcagcaaaaacaaatttatcatgagtatattttttgcttaatcaacaagatattgTCTCTTAGAGGAGATCTAATTCGCTCAAAAATGTTAatccaaactgaagttacaggcatttcaatcagtcagattccttcctttcccctacccttatttgatgtcgtgaaatcgaaagtgacaattcaaaaagatagagaattttccaaggattacagtgatgatttttttcttcaactttatatgaaacattttcaagtGAAATCCATTTTCTactctactcgacgatagctataacgccccctagcggtagatgtatgaacttcaaaacaatttccagtgtgttatcttgtacactttagtgttaaaattttttaccgcaagtctctacgatgagtggatcctgagatatagccgcttacctcgcttatttgcccaccctctACATAGGTACACCGTCTAGTTTCTAGTTTCAATCTTCATCAGTACCTACTCACCAAGCTAAAATGTGGAAAAAGAATCGTCGTTTTCATAAGTGAATTGATATTTTGTGCGAATCAAGACTTTCaagttaattttttattttaaatttgaatttcactaaGTGGAGGTCGAATACCTCAACTTCAGGATAATAAGACATGATTGGCTGAAGGACTCAGGTCGATGGCCacaaatacatttattattaagACATGAGCTaaaagcgcatccaccaaaatatcTTCATTCATGTTCCTTTTTAtgatataattattgaaaatgattgGTGGAGGTTGTAAGGAGTGACTTTTTGTACCAAAAATTAGATGTtgagtattttattttcaaaaataatgccTGCGAGGCatacataaaaaaattcttttatataaatttttatgaACTTGATGCCTGGTTAAAACTGGGCCATTacataataatttcattatatttatatttatcattccATATTTCAATAgtatataattttaatattgaaagaattgaataataaaacattCTCCAACTTCGGAGGGTTTCTATTTTGCgatgaaaataatcaattacCTATATCTTTTTTAGAAAGCGATTCTCCTCGTTCTAAAGTCCCGCTAATTTTGTTcatgatataaaaaattttcatgtcgAATTATTTCACTGGATTTAGAAAGGTATTTCGACATTAAATAGAATCCTCATTCAATTGGGTTGGGAGAACTgcaatttatataaaattttcggcTGATGAAATGATAAGCAATACTGAGACACTTTCTgcatttttctttaaatttggTCAGTAATAGAAAAATCAGCACCCATCAGAAGATAGATAAAT
It includes:
- the LOC123671513 gene encoding uncharacterized protein LOC123671513 isoform X2; its protein translation is MSFWETKTCLVPNFCLNVYKCKEKWRNMKIVLKRHLRKGVIKRRRKYYLFDYLRFVIPFMKVVNPEIYGQSSNINEEMEKYTITSDPLPEATENNPPELSATSPTSMTCFDSQNHVSLIDHTYNNDSMIQNQFEYHIPVHSEDNSRIGKVSEATADTKESYIELNNNRKKQEEEAKKAFLMSLLPDLNLMNGQQTRYFKKRVLEAVDEILDEAMPNQ
- the LOC123671513 gene encoding uncharacterized protein LOC123671513 isoform X1 — encoded protein: MDDKKMCIKLIRSVKSRPCLYNFNIMEYSDKDLTERAWDEVAKETGINVYKCKEKWRNMKIVLKRHLRKGVIKRRRKYYLFDYLRFVIPFMKVVNPEIYGQSSNINEEMEKYTITSDPLPEATENNPPELSATSPTSMTCFDSQNHVSLIDHTYNNDSMIQNQFEYHIPVHSEDNSRIGKVSEATADTKESYIELNNNRKKQEEEAKKAFLMSLLPDLNLMNGQQTRYFKKRVLEAVDEILDEAMPNQ